From Terriglobia bacterium, one genomic window encodes:
- a CDS encoding class IV adenylate cyclase, with the protein MSKNEVEIKFVISDLRTLERKLRALGFRRVTPRTHEMNVLYDLPGSPLRRRGEILRLREYGGKWKLTHKSRGTAVRHKSRVEIETSVADGTQTDGILHALGFRPAFRYEKFRSEWTDGQGEVVLDHTPIGDLGEIEGTPRWIDATARRLGLSPRDYITDSYAAMFLKWKKRTRSKASDMTFRAVRSK; encoded by the coding sequence GTGTCGAAAAACGAAGTCGAGATCAAGTTTGTCATCTCCGACCTGCGCACTCTGGAGCGCAAGCTCCGCGCCCTGGGGTTCCGCCGCGTCACCCCCCGCACGCATGAGATGAACGTTCTCTACGACCTCCCGGGCTCCCCGCTGCGCCGCCGCGGCGAGATCCTGCGCCTCCGCGAGTACGGAGGCAAGTGGAAGCTCACTCACAAGTCCCGTGGCACTGCTGTCCGCCACAAGTCACGCGTCGAGATCGAGACCTCTGTCGCCGACGGCACTCAGACCGATGGAATTTTGCACGCCCTCGGCTTCCGGCCTGCGTTTCGCTACGAGAAGTTCCGTTCCGAATGGACCGACGGGCAGGGCGAGGTGGTGCTCGACCACACGCCCATCGGCGACCTCGGGGAGATCGAGGGCACGCCTCGCTGGATCGACGCCACCGCCCGCCGCCTCGGCCTCTCGCCGCGCGATTACATCACCGATTCTTACGCCGCGATGTTCTTGAAATGGAAAAAGCGCACCCGCAGCAAGGCCAGCGATATGACCTTCCGCGCCGTGCGCTCGAAATAG